Below is a window of Fusobacteriaceae bacterium DNA.
GGCCATGAAGGTGAAGAACATCCTGTCGGAACCCCTGCGGGGCATCGGGATCACAGACCCCGATATCCTCAGGGAAAAGGTCGACAACATCATGAAAGAGGTCTGGCTCGAGGAAAAATACAAGGACAAATACCCCAGCGAGCTCTCGGGCGGGCAGCGCCAGCGGGTGGGGATCGGCGCCGCCATGATTGTCAATCCTAAGCTGGTGGTCTGCGACGAACCCGTGGCCTCCCTCGACATGTCGATTCAAAACCAGATCCTCTCGCTGCTCACCAAATTCAACAGAGAAAACAACACGACGATTATTTTCATCTCCCATGACCTGGGCGTCGTCTATCATATTTCGGACCGGGTGCTGCTGCTCTACAAGGGTGAAGTGCAGGAAATCCGGAAAACGGAGGAATTTTTTAAAAATCCGCAAAGCGCCTACGGAAAGTACTTCCTGGGCGGACTTGTGATACCATGAGGAGGAACAGATGAAGACGGGGAAGACAGTATTGAAAAACGGAAAAATTTTCACGGAACGGGGGCATTTTGTGACGGCCCTCTGCATTGAGGACGGACTCGTAAGCAAGATCGGCCCCGAAGCGGAGGCGGAAGCGGGAAACGCCGCGACGGTTCTCGATTTGCGGGGTAAGACCGTCGTACCGGGCTTCAACGACAGCCATATGCACTTGCTCAAATGCGGCTTCGCCTTGCGTCAGGCAGAACTGTACGGACTGACGTCCATCGCCGACGTCATCGCCGTATGTCGGGCGTTTCGGGCAAAACATCCGGAAATCCGGCTCATCAGCGGCCGGGGCTGGAATCAGGACTATTTTACCGATGAGAACAGACTGCTGACCCGGGACGACCTCGATCGGATCGCGACGGATATCCCGATTATCCTGACCCGGGCCTGCGGACACGTGGCCGCGGTCAATTCCAAAGCCATGGAAATGCTGGATATCGGCGGATCCTTTGTGGTCGCGTCGGGCGGAGAAGTTGGCGTGACCAACGGACGCGCCAACGGTCTTTTGTTTGAGACCGCGGCGGGGCAGGTCGCCGGTCTTTTGGCGGAGCCCCTGACCGGGGAAAGCGTCTGCGCCGTTCTCAAGGACATCGCGGCCGTGGCCAACGCCCAGGGGATAACGTCCGTTTCCACCAACGACATCACCGTGGGTTCCCCTACCGGAGAAGCCATTGAAGCGGGCTTTTTGCTCTACGAAAAGCGGGATCCGACGCTTCGGATCAACCATCAGATGTCCTTTGAAAGTCCGGCAAAATTCCGGGAGCGGATCGCGAGCGGTTATGACAAATCGGGAAATCCGGCTTTTCACCGCTACGGGCCGCTGAAACTCTTTGCCGACGGCTCCCTCGGGGCCCGGACGGCCCTGTTGCGGGCGCCTTATCATGACGATCCCTCGACTTCGGGAGTCGCGGTCCTGACGCCTGCCGAGATCGCCGAATATACGAAAATAGCAGATGAAAATCAGATTCAATGTATGATCCACGGCATCGGAAACCTCGCTTTGGACCGGATCATGGACGCCTATGAGAATCTGACCGAAGGCGGCGAAAACCCGCTCCGCCACGGCATGATTCACGTGCAGATCACGGATCCGGCCCAGCTTGAGCGGATCGCGCGACTCAGGATCCCCGTGGCCGTGCAGCCCGTTTTCCTGCACTATGATCTCCATATGGCGGAGGATCGGGTCGGCAAAGTATTGGCC
It encodes the following:
- a CDS encoding dipeptide/oligopeptide/nickel ABC transporter ATP-binding protein, whose translation is MFLDVRNLRKDYIVEDNFTRERKTVLNDVSFTVEQGEILSVVGESGAGKSTIGRILLKISRPTSGEVIFMGKPLAESSIGDIQMIFQDPYSSLNPAMKVKNILSEPLRGIGITDPDILREKVDNIMKEVWLEEKYKDKYPSELSGGQRQRVGIGAAMIVNPKLVVCDEPVASLDMSIQNQILSLLTKFNRENNTTIIFISHDLGVVYHISDRVLLLYKGEVQEIRKTEEFFKNPQSAYGKYFLGGLVIP
- a CDS encoding amidohydrolase, whose translation is MKTGKTVLKNGKIFTERGHFVTALCIEDGLVSKIGPEAEAEAGNAATVLDLRGKTVVPGFNDSHMHLLKCGFALRQAELYGLTSIADVIAVCRAFRAKHPEIRLISGRGWNQDYFTDENRLLTRDDLDRIATDIPIILTRACGHVAAVNSKAMEMLDIGGSFVVASGGEVGVTNGRANGLLFETAAGQVAGLLAEPLTGESVCAVLKDIAAVANAQGITSVSTNDITVGSPTGEAIEAGFLLYEKRDPTLRINHQMSFESPAKFRERIASGYDKSGNPAFHRYGPLKLFADGSLGARTALLRAPYHDDPSTSGVAVLTPAEIAEYTKIADENQIQCMIHGIGNLALDRIMDAYENLTEGGENPLRHGMIHVQITDPAQLERIARLRIPVAVQPVFLHYDLHMAEDRVGKVLASTSYAFRTMLDSGIHAGYGSDSPVEPFNPFHCIHCAVNRQDLKGLPAGGWYPAERVSVEDAVAAYTTESAFTTFAEGVKGKLLPGYYADLVVLSADIFTVAAEAIKDIRADMTVVGGNIVYTAPKN